TAGCCACTATCTGAGCACCAACTTTGGACAGAGCAAAGTTAAGGGAAGTTGTTAAAAATGCCTTCTATTTCTACTTCTATTTTATGTCACTGACTCTTCCTACCTGTATCCGGTTCTGTTTAAATGTAACTTATTGAAGGACTCAATtgccaaataattttttttattggaaatggGACATACAATTAAAAATTATCCCATCCTTCGTGActgaattaaaattttaataaaaagacaGTAGGTGAGTATTTTGCATCCCCTTCTTTACTCTCACCAATAACAGCAAAGTCAATGTTGTCAACCAGAACATATAAGATCAAATGTCCCCGACCATAACGCAGATAAAaccaaaacaggaaaaaagtcACATGGAAGAAAAAGTCACATGGAAGAAAAGGAATGAGCCACAGAACTCCGTCCATGCAATCAAGctggaagaaaaagagagaaaaacataACAGGAACCACATCCTAACGAAAGTTCGAAGGAGATAATATTAAACACGATCTAAGATACTGAAAAAGCTAATTTGAAACATGACCAAACAAATCAAGAAGTACAAACAAAACTATACCAGAAAGGGAAAATACTTGTCTCCTGTCTTTGTTAAAATTGTAATTATTGAATTACCGAGGCTagagtaatttttatttttaaggcaagacaggaggctcctTTTTGTGCGATTTTAACGCTAAGAAACTAACATCAAGGGTGGAAAGACTACTGCAGCCTTACCAGCTGGGTCACACGCAAAACCAACATGACCGCTAAACTACGTGGCCAGAATAGATAAAAAGAACGGTAGGACTTACCTAGTTAAAATTATtgacaacattttttaaatataagtcACAGATGCAAAATGGGGACCAACTTATTTCCCCACACACCAAGAGTGCCAGACTCTCCAGGCTGCCCAATAAGACATTCGTGTACCAGGTGCCCAGGATTCTCAGAGCAAGGTCTGAGCGATCTCAGATAAATGAACCCCCTGATAGTCTGCACATGAAACCCTGATAGTGTCCAAGCAATTAACGACAAGAAACCTTCAAGGATCAGGGGATGAGCCTGTCCCTCAGGGAAACGTTGAAAGGGCCAAGGGATCTCAAATCAACATCTCCAGAAGAGCCATGACCCACAAAGGGGATAGCAGGATCAGGGACGTCCTGGATTGACTGAGGTAGTAAATGACCCGGGGAATGAGGGTGAACAGGGGGACCACGTAAGCCTCTGATGTGGACCCTGTCTGGGTGAAAACATCTGTCACTAGAGCCCCCGAGTCTGGGAGCCAGGTTAAGAAATCCTTTGGCTTGTGGTTTGTCCTGGATGTGAAAAGATCCAGGTATAGTTAGCCTCTCAGATGATGTATGTAGAAATCACTTGAGCAGTGAGAGTGTGCACGGGGGCAAAACAGGTATGCGgtacagccttcccttgcaggctGTGGCcaggaatgcccactgacagGCGGTTCTGTAATGGGGGTGGTCCCGTGATATCGGTGGGCGGTCTCAATAATGTCGTGGggcattcctgctgatgtcagctGACATTGTTGGAAACGCCCCCATTCAAAGTGGAAATGGATGGGGAATGGGGGGTGTCAAGACcctgtgacccggaggattcgagtGTTGACCCGGAAAACCGGAGAATCCCAAGTATGGCTATACAGACTAGTATGCGTGCTTAGGCATACCAATAACATTTAGATCATTTTAGATAATGACCTGAGACTGATGAAGAGacacacaaaataatgaatTGTGATGATGGACCCTGTCAGGAATATGTACTGTCATTCATTGAttcttacatttaaaacaacttTTGAATATCAGCGGATGCATGGAAATGCAGGTTCATGCGTGGCTGAAgacttggtgtaagaaggagggttTTGAGTTCTAAGCTGTTTTTGCGACTTTATAGTCGTGACGGATTACACCTGAATGCAAGAGGGTCTGCTGTGCTAGGGGATAGGATGGCCAGAAGGTTGGAGGGCTATTTAAACTAGGTAATGGAGGGGATAGTAGTAGCATAAAGAATAAGGTTGCAGATTGTTTTCTTAAGAAAATAACTGATGGCAAACTAAATTGTGTACTAGCCTGGctaacaaaatgggagaactaaTCCCATGACTGGACAGTTTTAAAAGGCTATACACTGTTCAGGAGGGACAGTGGAATTGGGGAAGGGGAGATGCATGCCTTTATGTTAAACTACAGTTAATTCTTTGTATTAAGGATTATGTATGTCAGATTACTGACAATGTGTTGCATGATAACTCCATGAACTTGTTGCATGATAACTCCATAATGTTgttcgggaaggaattttccccctggtatggggcaatttgcatctgcttcataagggttttttgccttcttctggatcaacacagtagggacacaataggtatataggttgaacttgatggactttggtcttttttcaacctatatTACTATGTATGCTGTCTGCTGCTGGGTATGAAATGTTGTTAGAATGGTCTTCTGCACCAGCTGGTgatacaccataaaaaaaagtggAGCAGGTTGTGCCAGTAGTTCTACAGACCTTATGCTGCCCTGCATGTAGATCTTGGGAACATTATTTGGGGTAATTATGGGTTAATTAAAGTATTAACCGAAAACTTCAAGTAATGTAAACTGAACAATTCCCAAAGActtaagcaaaaaaaagtataaaagtataaaccttgtataaatatatgtttccaGCTGTCAGTCCATGAACTGGATCTTCATCTTCCGTACAGGAAGatgttatcttaaaaaaaaataaactttaaataacacaacctttaacaaaaagaacaaaatcaacaaaaaatattttaaaccaaaATACATACTTACTGGGCCACTTGTAAAAGTATTTCTACTGAATTTTTCCCCTTCTAAAGTACTCTCTACCCCACTCTTCTAAGccaaaattaaattatctaacaCACTAAACCATTACAGTGTACTAGGAAGGGTGGTTTTGATGACACAGAGACTTTACTTAACTCTGTAGGTTCAAGTTACTAGTGCAACAGCCCAGTAAGGTTGTATTTTGGTTTTTGCCatcaggttgttttttttctggagagAAGCTGAAGATACAAATTAGTTTGACAAGCAGGAACATATAaaggtaagaaaataaaatgttatggctTACATTTTGATTGAGGATCTGTCACCTACACAGCTGTAATTACCTAATTTACTTAATCATACAATTAACAAATGTTTAAGAAAGCTGCTTGTCAGTAGCATACAGATGAAATGTAGAGCTATATATATAGGATTATATTACTTAGTGCAACTAAATAGACTTAAGACCTACATGTAACAGtatctatttattaaaatatttgcgTATATTACACTGTTTGCTGTTGAATTTTCTTAATCCTGAGCCTGTCAGACATCCAGGAGGTTGGAGgaaaaaagtctttttttattatataccgtatttgctcgattataagacgaccctgattataagacgaccccccaaaatctgaatattaacttaggaaaaaaagaaaaagcctgaatataagacgaccctaaaggaaaaaagttttaccagtaaatgttaattcatgtacgAATAATCATGTAcgagtaagtagaagtgtcgatcagggtgtaatctacttggattttgccaaggcgtttgacacggttccacacaataggttagtattcaaactgaaagaaattggcctagatggaaattcttgttcttgggtagaacattggcttagaggtagagaacagagagttgttataaatggtaaattttcaagctggtcaaaagtggtagtGGTGTCCCTccgggttctgttctgggaccaattttattccacatatttataaatgacctggcagtaggcattgaaagtcatgtttctgtgtttgcagatgacacaaaactaggtaaagttatacagggcgagcaggatattacagtgctgcagagggatctagatggACTGGGCACTCACAAATgccagatgaaattcaatgtagataaatgtaaagttatgcacttcggggtagcgaatgcacaagcaacctacaccctaaacggtagtgaattaggggtaatgacaaatgagaaggatttgggaattgttatagacaacaaactaggcaacaatgtgcagtgtcagtctgcggttgctaaggccagtaaggtattgtcgtgtataaaaaggggcatcaagtcgcggaataaagatataattttgcctttgtataaatcaatggtaaggccgcaccttgagtatgctgtgcaattttatagcaagacaggaggcttcgtattttgcattaaaccttctttactgttaacctccagcagcaaaacagttaacagaaaCAATAACAACAACCAATAGGAACACAGTAACAAGTCTATAAAAGTCTGCACATCTTGgtgctcctcctctttctttgctgcttaacCTCCAGGTGAGAACATTCCATTTTATTGCTGTTATTATCTGTGAAGGTTATTGCAATTGTATTTACTTGTACCTTTTTTCTGCTGTTAGGGGGATTTTTCTCTCCTGCCTCTCCTTGCTGTCCCCGTGTCCCCGGGGTCCCTTTCCTTTTCCCCTCAGGCTGTTTGCCTGTCTGACCACGTGGGGTAGGCCCCTTTTTACCCGGGGCGGCGGTTTTTCCCTCCGCCTTTTGGCATCCTTAGTTGTTCCTCCACCTGCGCGGTGTGTTATCTAAATCTTCCCGCGCGGCGAGCTGGTTTTTTCCCTCACGCGGCTGTATTTGCCGCGTCTCCCGTTTGGCGGCCTGCCGCGTGGTTGTGCGGCGGCCCGCCGCGTGATTTGCAGCGGCCTGCCGCGTGGTCGTGCGGCGGCCTGCCGCGTGGTTGTGCGGCGGCCTGCCGCGTTTAGTAAGCGGCGGCCTGCCGCGTTGTTTTACTTTACCGCGCTGGTTCGCGGCTGCCTCTGAGGCGGCGGGTTCGTCCTTCCCGCGCGCCTTCTGTCCGCACCGCGGCCTTTTTTACTTTGCCGTGCCGCGGCCTTTTATTTTACAGTGCTGCGGTCCCTGTGTTACCTCGCCCGGCGGGGATTTTTCTCATTTATCTGCTGCGCGCCGTCCGTTGCGGTTCGGGCCTTATCGCCTGCATGGTGCGTTTTTTCTTTTAGGTTGTTTTTCCTCCACTTTTAGGTGCTGCATATACAGTTTACGTTTATGGATGTTGTCATCTCCTGTTAATCCCCATGGGTGAACCTCCACTGCCTCTCACGGTTACTGGCCTTGCCTCTGTGCACTTTAAAGGATGAATCCCTTCAGCCCTATTTCTCTGGGGTGACCCCCTTGTCAGGATCTGCTCCTAGGGTGACCCCTCCATATCTCTGCTCGGGTAGCCCCCCTGCAGCTATCAGGCGTGGTGAACCCCACTCCTCTGGGCGCGTTCTTGGGGATACTGCACCTAACGTTGGTCGCATTTTACTGTACGGGCGAACCCCGTTTGATTTGGCCTGTGTCTGGATTGCCCCTACTCACTCCTTGTTGTTTGTGTTCCCATTAGACACACTTGGAGTATAATGGCCGAAGACTTACAAACCCAGATTCCAGCGGCCGTTCAGGCATGGCTCCGATCCGCTCTGGCTGCATCGTTCCCTACCGCCCTGGAGGGGCTCCAGTCTGCGCGCCCAGCTCCTTCTGTCGCTTCCCCTGCCGAGGTTGAGGAGTCAGACGCAGGCGGTTCGTCTTCCCCCGCGGGCACGGCGGCTTCACAGAAACGTGCCTGGAGCGATTTGCCTTCTACATCGGCAAAAGGAAAGGCTCCGTTAAAGAAGGTCCGCAGTTCAGTCCTTCCCATGGTGCCTCCAACTGAGGACCTCACGGATTACGAGGTGTTGGATGAATACTGCGCTGGTTCTTCGGGTTTCGCCTCCCCTGCCCGGGAGCAAGATTTCGTTCCCGATCCTCCCAAGCTCCCACTCAATCCATCCAGCGCTCCCGACCAACCGTTTGAAGTTGTGGATGACCTCGGCACTCCATTGTTTGACCCCAGGGCCCTTCGTCACCCTCGCTCTTCGGAGTGGACTCCTTCGGCTCATATTGCCGAGTTTTTACGGTTTTGGATCCGTCGCCCCCTGGACAAGGACGTACGTCAAAGGCTCCGCTCAGAGTGCCCTCGACCTACCGTCAAGGATAAGGTCCTCAATACTCCCGAGTTCGACCAGACTTTTGTAACTTTCCTGACAAAGAACGGTAAAGACCCTCGTAAGGACATTGAGCTGGGGCTGCGCTCCACGCAAGACAAGCTGTTGGACGTTGCGGGTCCTTTGACACAGGTCTTCCAGATGGCAGACGAGGCCATTACTGACGGCTCGCCTTTGGATCCCCAGTTGGTGCGCGATTGGACTCAGCGTGCCTTATGTCATCTGGGAAACGCCAATTGCGCTATCTCCACCGAGCGACGCAAGGCGGCGTTATTCAAGCTAGATGCCAAGTTGGCCGAGTTGGCCCCTAAAGAGCTGGGCGCGGAAGCCAAGGGTCTCCTGTTTGGAGAAAAATTTATCAAAGACCTGAGCCAGCATGTGAACTTGTTCACCTCCCTCAACAAGGCCCAGGCTAACATGAGGCGTGTTTTCCAGTCAGGAAGTCGTTTTTCCTCCAGAGCTGGCCGGCAGCGGGGTCGTGCCGCCAGCAGAACGGCCTCTTTTGGCTCCAGACCCCGGTTCCCGGATGCTTCCACCACCTACCGCTCTCATTACCGGCTTCCATTCACCAGAGGTGGCTCCAGGGGCAGAGGACTCTCGTCCACCAGGGGCAGATCGGCTTCAGGTAAGACTATTTCCTATTCTCCCTCACATTCCTGTCGGGGGTCGGCTCGCCCGTTTTTCCCATGTCTGGTCTCGCCTTACGTCCGATCCCTGGGTCCTTCAGACTGTAGAGGGTTTCCGTCTGGAGTTTCTCTCTGTTCCTCTCTGCCCCCTCTTCTCCGGCTCTCTCGAGACGCCGCGTCCCTGGTTCACTCCGAACTCTCCTCCCTCCTAGAGAAGGGCGCCATAGAGCGGGCGGACTCCCCTGGCGGTTTTCTCAGCAACATTTTCTTGGTGCGCAAGAAATCGGGGGAGTTCCGTCCCGTGATCAACCTCCGGGCCCTCAACAGGCACGTCGTGTACCGccacttcaaaatggagggtATTCACCTCCTTCGCGACCTTCTCAGGGAGAACGATTGGTTCTCTCGCCTCGACCTCAAGGACGCTTACCTTACCGTCCCGGTCCATCGCGACGATCGGAGGTTTCTGCGGTTTCGTTGGCGCGGCCTCCACTGGCAGTTCACCTGCCTTCCTTTCGGCCTCAGCTCCGCTCCGtggtgcttcaccaagctgTTGAAGCCGGTCATGGAGTTCCTTCGGGTTCGCGGGATTCGTTCCATCATTTATTTGGACGATATCCTCCTTATGGCCCAGGACGTCGAATCCCTGCGTCGCGATACTTACCTCGCGGTCCATCTACTTCAGGACCTGGGCTTTGTCATCAACGAGGCCAAGTCGGTCTTGGTTCCGACGCAGACCGTTCAGTTCCTTGGGTTCTCGGTGGATTCCGTGGCGTCCGTCCTCAGGCTTCCCCGCGACAAGGTCCTGGTCATAAAAAAGGAGATTCGCAGGCTCCTGCGCGGTGGCTTGGTTTCACTCCGGAACCTCGCCAGAGTCATTGGCCTGCTGTCAGCGTCCATTCAGGCGATCTTCCCGGCCCCGCTCCACTACAGGGCCCTGCAGCGCCTTAAGACGAAGCATCTTCGCGAGTCGGCCTCCTACGACACGATGGTCTCTCTGTCGGACGAGGCCCGGCTGGAACTCCATTGGTGGTTGGTCCACATGGACGCGTGGAACGGCCGTGCCATTTTCGGGTCAAGCCCGGATTTTGTCTTAGACTCCGACGCAAGCCTATCTGGCTGGGGAGCAGTTTGCGGAGACGTAGCTACGGGGGGTCCTTGGACTGCGGAAGAGCGCAGTCTTCATATCAATTGCCTGGAGCTCATCGCTGGATCGTTCGCGGTTCGCAGCTTCATGAGGGGCGTCACTCATTGTTCCCTGGTGCTGCGCATGGACAATGTTTCGGCCGTCCGTTATATCAACAGGCTAGGGCTCAAGATCCAGGCTTCTCACGGAGCTCACCAAGGAGCTCTACCAGTTCTGCCTGGACAATCATTTGTCCATACGGGCAGAGTATCTGACGGGCAGGGAAAATCTGGTGGCAGACTGGTTCTCCCGTCATTGGAGGGACGTCAGCGATTGGCGTCTTCTTCCGAGCGTATTCCACTCTCTCCACCTTTGTCGGGGCCCTTTCCATCTGGATCTGTTTGCGTCCAGGTCGAACCGTCAGACCGAGGCGTTCTCCAGCTGGCTCCCGGACCCGTTGTCCTCGGCGGTGGACGCCTTCCTGCAGCCATGGCCTCCCCAGGGAGCGTATGCCTTTCCCCCATTCAACATGATCCTTCGGACTCTTCATTCCGTCTGTCGCCAGGGTGTCTCGATCCTCTTGATAGCACCCCTGTGGAGGACTCAGCTGTGGTTCCCGTTGCTTCTGGAACTGTCGTGCGCGGATCCCCTGATCCTTCCCTCGACCTGGGATCTGCTTCAGGATCCGCAGGGGAACCCTCATCCTCTTATCCTCCAGGATCGGCTGACGTTGGTGGCTTGGTCGGTTTCCGGGGATACTGGCATGTGCCGGATTTATCGGAGGCAGCTAGAGACCTGCTCTGGGGCTCTTGGGCCCCGGGCACCAGGCGATCTTATCTCCAGGCTTGGAACGCCTGGAGTCGCTGGTGTCTGGTTCGACACCTTGATCCCCTTACGGCACCTGTGACGTCGGTCCTTAATTTTCTGGCTCATCTCTTTTCCATTGGCAAGTCCTATCGCACTATTAATTTGTTCCGTTCGGCCATTTCGGCGGCTCACGTTCCGGTGCAAGGCTTGGGAGTCGGTAAGGATCCGGCGGTCTGTCGTCTCCTACGGGGAGTTAGGCTCGCGAGGCCCCCGAAGGCTCGTTACGAGTCCTTTTGGGACGTCTCCCGGGTACTCCAATTTTTGGAGGGTTGGCCGGACAACGATGGGTTGTCTTTTCGACAGCTTTCCACCAAGATGGCTCTGCTTCTGTGTCTGGTTTCTTTTCGGCGGGTGTCTGATATTTGTGCGTTTGACGTGTCCTCTTTTACTTTTTCCCCCGAGGGTGTCTCGGTCTCCGTGTTTCAGAGGACTAAGTCCAATTCCTCTTCAGTGTCTTACCCTTACTTTCCCGAGCGGCCACGCCTTTGTGTGGCGCGTTGTGTCCATTCTTATCTCGCCAGGTCGGCTCCTTTCCGCTCGTCTCTCTCTGGTCCTCTCTTCATATCCTACGTCCGTCCTTTTCGCCCTGTCTCTGTGCCCACGCTTTCCAGGTGGATACGTTGGCTTCTCCTGTTGGCTGGCGTTGAGGGCTCCTTTGGAGCGCACTCAGTTCGTGGTGTGGCCGCCTCCGCGGCATTGTCGGCTGGCTGTTCTCTCTCGGACCTTTTGTCGGTGGCAGATTGGTCCAGAGAATCTACCTTCCGGACCTTTTATTTTCGAGCCCCGGTTCACGCTGCTTTGGCGCTGATTTAGGGgcgttaaaattgcaaaatacgaagcctcctgtcttgctataaaattagggattaaactagccttggtgcagtattaatctaaattttattaaagacaggaggcgagtattttcccgcCCTTCCCCTTCCCTTCTGTTTTGGGGTTTATTGGGGGGATTGTTGTCGGGTTATTGTTCTTATTATCATGTTGTACCTCTACCGTAGTTGGTGTTTTTTATATCATGTGTGACATGTGGTTGCGGGGTACTTTCACGACTCTTTGTTTTTTCCCAGGTCGTCCTCCGGTTGTCTGAGGTTTTGACGCTGCGGTTGTCCTTCTCAGCGTGGTTTTGAGTTCCTGTGTTTCTTCTGGATTGTTCCGGGCTGTCGGTTCAGCTTCtgcgcaaagaaagaggaggagcgCCAAGATGTGCAGACTTTTATAGACTTGTTACTGTGTTCCTATTGGTTGTTGTTATTGtttctgttaactgttttgctgctggaggttaacagtaaagaaggtttaatgcaaaatactcgcctcctgtctttaataaaatttagattaatactgcaccaaggctagtttaatccctaattttgggcaccttttctaaagaaggatatcatagcactagcaAGGGTGCAGaggtgggctacaaaattaataaaaggaatggagcactatagttatgaagaaaggttaactaatttaaatctgtttagtttagaaaaacgtcgcctcagaggggatatgataacgttatataaatatattcggggccaatacaaaccattgtgtggaaatctgttcataaacaggactatgcataggacacgtggtcatgcatttagactggaagaaaggagatttagactaaagcagagaaaagggttttttacagtaaggacaataaggatgtggaattctctgcctgcagaggtagttttatcagagtctgtacagacgtttaaactgcaactggatggatacctggaaaaacataatgttcggggatataatctttaattatagggaaacagcttattgatccaaggagaaatctgactgccattttggggtcaagaaggaatttttttccctggttttTTTccccggggttttttgccttcttttggatcaacagcaacaaattaacagatataggaaaggctgaacttgatggacgcatgtcttttttcagcctatgtaactatgtaactatgtaaactatttttttaataaaagctatgattgagaaaaatattttttttgtttttatttccttgtattttccaacctatcccccagttacgcacatctgcccccaggcttgccacaccaaattggcactgtggcccatgatatgccttttaaccctctatatgccactgtgccccatggtatgccttttgaccccttatgtgccactctgcctccagaaatgccttatacccctatatcccattctggcatttagggggttaaaatgcatattatggggcagagtggcatataggtaggtataaggcattccaggaggcagagtg
This window of the Spea bombifrons isolate aSpeBom1 chromosome 12, aSpeBom1.2.pri, whole genome shotgun sequence genome carries:
- the LOC128470454 gene encoding uncharacterized protein LOC128470454, translated to MAEDLQTQIPAAVQAWLRSALAASFPTALEGLQSARPAPSVASPAEVEESDAGGSSSPAGTAASQKRAWSDLPSTSAKGKAPLKKVRSSVLPMVPPTEDLTDYEVLDEYCAGSSGFASPAREQDFVPDPPKLPLNPSSAPDQPFEVVDDLGTPLFDPRALRHPRSSEWTPSAHIAEFLRFWIRRPLDKDVRQRLRSECPRPTVKDKVLNTPEFDQTFVTFLTKNGKDPRKDIELGLRSTQDKLLDVAGPLTQVFQMADEAITDGSPLDPQLVRDWTQRALCHLGNANCAISTERRKAALFKLDAKLAELAPKELGAEAKGLLFGEKFIKDLSQHVNLFTSLNKAQANMRRVFQSGSRFSSRAGRQRGRAASRTASFGSRPRFPDASTTYRSHYRLPFTRGGSRGRGLSSTRGRSASGRPPVV